The sequence AGCTCTCACTAGAAGATGACGGCTTCAACATACCGCCAGAAACCTTTGTAAAGGTACTTGCTGTCAGCTTCGGCAAGGCCCCCACCTTGGACGAAATGCTAGAACTCAGGGGCAAGAGTGCCGTCAAACTGCGGGGAGCCATGAAGCTCACCGAAAACGCTCTTCGCAAATCAATTGAATTCCTAAAATCTGACTTCAGAATCTACTCATACGACTACGTCCCATATGAGGCTCAACTCATAGTCGTTGCAAAACTCTTTCTTCTTAGCCCAAAGAAACAAACAGCGGCATCAAAAACAATCATCCGCAACTGGCTATGGGCGACCAACCTGACAGAGGGACTTCAAGGAAAGCCTGACAGCTACATAGCCAACCTTGTCGACTCCGTCGAGCACCTGGAAGACAGTCGCTCCCCACTGCACGAAATTCGCATTGACTTGGAGCCCGAAGACTTGGTGTATCGGCGATTTATTGTCCGCCGAGCGCTCTCCAGTGCATTGGCAACACTGTTCTCGATGAGAGAAGCCAAGAGCCTCGTGACAGGAGACGCAATAGATCCACAGGAATTCATGTCTGAATTCAATCAATCATCATACTATCCGATTGTTGAAATGAATGAACTGAGCGTCTCGGAGATTGAGTCCGATACCGCCCGGCTCCTTCCAAACATGATTCTCGGAGTCCCCTCAGACAGGAAAGAGTTCAGGAAGACGTCCGTCTTGGAAACAATCCTTACCGCCCCTAAGCGATTTGGAAAATCTGCGAACAGTATCCTTGACTCACAGCTGATCACTGACGAATGCCTCCGTCATTTGAAAGAGGGGGACTGGAACGCCTTCTTATACTCTCGCGCTCAGTATATCATCGAACAATCGATTGAGCTGCTGACAACGTAATACCCTGGAGATGAACAGCCCACCGCGCACTCAGGCTGGGCTTTCAGAAGAGCAGTTGCCGCTTGCGTCCAAACTAGCGATCACTACCGGATAAAATATCCAGTATGCCAAGCGCGCTTGTGTCATGAATTTATCTCTACACTCATGACACAAGCCTCCCATATCAACCGTTGAGCGAAACTACACTTCGCGTCTTCAAGTTCGTTACCTTGCCCGAGCGCTCCAGCACACCCTGCCCCACTAGGAAGAGCGCGCCGTGGATCTGCTTCCGGCACTGCTCGTACACGTCCGGAGGCACGATGAGGTTCGCGATGCCCGTCTCGTCCTCCAGCGAGATGAAGCAGATGCCCTTCGCCGTGGGCGGCCGCTGCCGGCAGATGAGCATCCCGCCCACCGCCACCTTCCGACCCGAGGGCACCTTCTTCAGTCCCTCCGCCGTCACCGCGCCCAGCTTCTTCAATGTCGGCCGAAGCAGTTCCAGCGGGTGCTTCTCCAGCGACAGCCCCACCGTGTCGTAATCCGCGACCACGCGCTCGTAGAGGCTCATCGAAGGCAGCTCCACCTCCGTGCCGTCCATCGACATCCCAAAGAACAGGTCGTCCGAGTCCAGCGGCCCCAGCGCCTGGATTTCCCACAGCGCCTTGCGCCTTGCTCCACATAGCCCCGCCAGCGCACCCGCCAGCGCCAGCCGTGTCAGCTCGTGCCTGGGAATCCGCGCCCGCCTCGCCAGGTCTCCCACGTCCCGGAACCCCTCCCCCTTCGCCGACTCCACCCGGCGCCCCGCGGACTCTCCCAGGCCCTTCACCATCCGCAGGCCCAGCCGTAGCGCCCGTCCGCCCTCCTCCAGCGTGCAGTCCCAACTCGAGCGCTGCACGTCCACCTCCCGCACCTCCACCCCGTGCCGCTGCGCATCCGCCACCAGCGTGTGCGGCGCGTAGAAGCCCATCGGCTGGGAGTTCAGCAGCGCCGCCGTGAAGGCCGCCGGGTAGTGGCACTTCAGCCAGCTCGACGCGTACGCAATCAGCGCGAAGCTCGCCGAGTGGCTCTCCGGGAACCCGTAGTGCGCGAAGCCGCGAAAGTTGTCGAACCACTCCTCTGCTTGTCCCGGCGCGTACCCGCGCGCGATACAGCCCTCCACGAAGCGGCCCCTGTACTGCAACAGCATCGACTCCGCCCGCTTGTGGCTCAGCACCCGCCGCAGCCCATCCGCCTCCCCCGCCGTGAAGCCCGCAGCCACCATCGCCAGCTTCATCGCCTGCTCCTGGAAGAGCGGCACCCCCAGCGTCTTCCCGAGAATCTCCTTCACCGCCTCGCTCGGGTACTCCACCTTCTCGATGCCATGCCTCCGCCGCAGGAACGGGTGCACCATATTCCCGACAATCGGCCCCGGGCGGATGAGCGCGATCTCCACCACCAGGTCGTAGAACGTCCTCGGCCGCAGCCTCGGCAGCATGTTCATCTGCGCGCGGCTTTCAATCTGGAACACCCCCACCGTGTCCGCCTCGCACAGCATGTCGTAGACCTTCGGGTCCTCCGCCGGAATCGTCGCCAGCGACAGCTCCCTCCCGCGGTGCTCTCGAATCAGTGCGAAGCACTTCGACAGCGCCGTCAGCATCCCCAGCGCCAGCAGATCCACCTTCAGCAGGCCAATCGAGTTGATGTCATCCTTTTCCCACTGGATGACCGTGCGGCCCGGCATCGCCGCGTTCTCCACCGGCACCAACTCCGTCAGCGGCTCGCGTGTAATCACGAACCCGCCCACGTGGATGGACAGGTGTCTCGGAAAGCCTTCCATCTCCATCGCCAGCGACAGCGTCTTCTGCACCCGGCTGTCAAAGGCAGACAGCCCCGCCTCCAGCAGCACCTCCGGCGTCACCTGGAACCCGTTCGCCGCCGCCACCTTCGACAGCTTGTCCACCTGGTCCAGTGACAGCCCCAGCGCCTTGCCCGTCTCTCGCAGCGCCAGCCGGCCCCGATAGCAGATGACCTCGCACACCATCCCCGCCCGCTGCCGGCCGTGCTTCTCGTAGACGTACTGGAGCACCTCCTCGCGCCGCTCGTGCTCGAAGTCCACGTCAATGTCGGGCGGCTCCTTGCGCTCCATGCTCAGGAACCGCTCGAACAGCAGCCCCATCCGCACCGGGTCAATCGCAGTAATCTGGAGCGCGTAGCAAACCGCCGAGTTCGCCGCGCTCCCTCGTCCCTGGCAGAGAATCCCCCGCCTCCGCGCGAACCCCACGATGTCCCACAGCGCCAGGAAGTACCCCGCGAAATCCAGCGCGGCGATGAGCTTCAATTCATGCTCAATCTGCCGCACCACCTCCGGCGGCACGCCTCCCGGATAGCGCACCGCGAGCCCCTCGTACGTCAGCGTCCGTAGATGTTGGTTCGCCGTCCGCCCCTCGGGGAGGTCCTCCTCCGGAAAGCGGTAGTGCAGGTCATCCAGCGAGGCGTGACAGCGCGACGCCAGCTCCACCGTCCGCTCCAGCGCCTCCGGCCGGTCCGCGAACAGCCGCCCCATCTCATGCGGCCCCTTCAGCGTCCGCTCCGCGTTGGGATGCAGCCGCGTCCCCACCTTGTCCACCGTCGTCCCGTGGCGAACCGCCACCAGCACGTCCTGCAACGGCTGCCTTCGCCGGTGGTGCGTATGCACGTCGTTGTGCACCACCACGGGCACGCCCATTTCCCGCGCCAGGGCGTCCACCTGGGCCTCGCGTGCCGCGTCCCCCGCCGACAGCGTCCGGCACAGCCCCACGTGGAAGCGCTCCGGGAAGGCCTCCGCCAGCGCGGCCACCCGCTCCACCGGAGCCGGCTCGGGAAGCAATGCGATCAGCCCCGCGGAGCGGTCCGCCAGCGCCCGCCACGGCAGCCCCGCCTCCCCCTTTGGATGCGTCATCCGGCTCTGCGACACCAGACTACACAGGTTCGCGTACCCGCCTGCGTCCGCCGCGTACACCACCACCGGCGGGGCGTCCTCCAGCGTCAGCTCGGCCCCGAGGATGAGCTTCAGGCCGTGCTCCTTCGCCGCCAGGTGCGCCTTCACCACCCCGTACAGCCCGTCCGCGTCCGTCAGCGCCAGCGCGCGCAGCCCGAGCCTCGCGGCAGTCGCCACCAGCTCCTCCGGATGCGAGGCCCCGCGCAGGAACGAGAAGTTGGAGCGACAGACGAGCTCGGCGTAGTCCACAACGGATCAACATACTGAGCGGCCGTTCAGGCGCTAGGTCGGATCTGCACTCGGTGAGCAGGGAGACTTCATGGGTTGCCGCGAATGAGGACGATCCGCCCCGGCTGACCCAGGGTCGATGTGCGTCCCCGGACACTTCCGAGGACCGATGCTCAGTCCTGCCCCGAGGGTGACGAGGGTTCGCGCCAGCTGGCCTCCACTGCGGGGGGGGAACACGCTGTCGCCTCGAACTCCGAGAGGTCGAGCGACTCCGCTCCCCGGGCCAGCGGCTCGCGTGAAAACGCCTGACACTTGAGCAGAAGCCCCAGACTCCGCACCGGAATCTCCTGGCTCTCGAACTTGAGCGCTCTGGTAGATATCCACCGCTCAGCAACAGCCAGAATGGGAGGATCTCGATGATGTGGCGCCGAGCCGTAGCGTTGCTGCTGCTCTTCGTGTGGATGGGCTGCGCAAGCACTCGCGTCGCACACCTCGACACGAGAGAAGGCGGGCCACCGGAGTACGTCCCGACCTCCTTGGACAGAGCCATCGCAGTGAGCGAAGACGACTTCAAGGAGTCGTTAGCGCGACTGGTGCTGGACGTGCCTCTTTCCATCCGGGCGCCTGCCGCGGGGTGGTTGGTGCGCGCCTCCACACACGGCGCGACCATGGACAAAGTGCTTCAGGGCGGACTGCGCAAGAGTTACGGCCGCTGGTGCCTGGCCCATGAGGGCCCCGGCGACTGCCTTTCGCTGCTAGAGGACGGTCTGGGCTTCACCTCCGAAGACAAGCTGGCACTGGCGTTGGGACTGTCGCTGGACCCGATGCGCGAGAGCATCGCTGAAGCGGTGGAGGACACTCTCAATCCGCACTTCTTCACTACCGTGGTGGTGTCTGCCCTGGTGTCGTGGGCAGTGCTGGCCGCAAACCCCGAGCCGGTGTTCACCAAAGGCGCGGCGATTCTCGCGGCAGTGCTGGTGGTCTACCTTGGAGTCGACTCCTTCCTGGAGGTAGTGCGGGCATGTTCAGAGCTGAAGAGCCTCACCGATAGAGCCACCACCTTCCAGGAGTTGGAAGAGGCTGGAGCAAGGTTCGGCCGAGTGCTGGGCCAGGAGGGCGCGCGCATCTTCCTGCTGGCAGCGACAGCGCTGGTGAGCAAAGGCACGGCGGGAAGTGCTTCGTGGATGACCTCGCGACTGCCACTCCTTCCCCGCTTCACTGAGGCGACGGCGCTGGGCGCCTCACAAGTAGGGCTGAGACTCGACGCCGTGGGGCAGGTGAGCGCGGTAGCCGTGGTGGAGGAAAGCTTCGCCATGGTCCTGGCACCCGGCGCGGTAGCCATGGCCGCCACCAGCCCACGAAGCCGTGGCGCCTCCGCATTGACCCACTTCAGGTCCTGGGGCTCGCACAGCGGCCTGAAGAAAGCCCTGGGCCCTGCGGGACAGGGCAAGCAATGGCACCACATCGTCGAGCAAACCAAGGGCAATGTCGGCAGGTTCGGCAAACACGTCATTCACAATACCCACAATGTGATTGCCCTGAATGAAGGGCTACATGTGAAGATCAGCGGTTATTACTCATCAATTCAGCGTTTCACGGCGGGCAAGACGGTACGTCACTGGTTGAGCACCCAGTCCTTCGACGCGCAACGGGATTTCGGGTTGAAGACCCTTCGTGACTTTGGAGCCACCCCTTGAAGGGCAAGTCTTTGAAGAGCGCCTCGATTCCCGACCTTGAGGCTACGTACGAAGAAGTTGCCTGGCTCCATGGGCAGGCGTCTCAAGCCGGCGACCACCGGACAGCCAATGCCCAGTACAAGCAGGTCACCCGCGTGTGGATGGAGCTGAGGGGCCGGGGTGAGGAGGGGCGGAGTGCGCTGGTTCGGTTGATGGGGAGCAGCAACCCCCATGTGCGGGGGTGGGCCGCATCGCATGTCCTGGAGTTCAAGCCCCAAGCCGCGGAGGCCGAGCTGGCGCGCCTCGCCCAAGGGCCTCCGAGCATCGTGAGGCTCAATGCCGAGATGACACTCAAGGAGTGGAAGACCGGCACCCTGACGTTCCCGGCAGAGTGAATCGCAGGTCTGCGACGAGGAGCAGGCCACGGAGTTGTCCGCCTCCGCCGAGAGCAGAGCCCCTACGCCAGCCTCCGGATGGGGCGCGCGGCGCGGCACCCCGTCCAGGGGCGGTCCGCGGAGCCAACCCCTGCCACTCAGTCCTGGCCGGCGGTGACGAGCCCCCGACTCAGCGCCCTCGGGTCGGAGAACATGAGCCCGTGACCTCCGGGAATCACCGCGAGGCGGAAGTCGCCGAGCCGCGCCGACATACCTCGGTGCCAGGTGAACTCCGCCGCCGGAAACACGTTGTCGCCAAAGGCATCCGGAGGGCTACGTTCGCCTCGACGCACGCTCTACGGAATTCGCCCCCTCCCGCACTCTACGGGGAACCACGTATTTACTTGCGCTTCAACCCCTATCAACGTGGCAAGGCAATACACACCCGGATGGAGGAATCATGAGCAAGCTTCTGAGGTCCCTGCTGGCAGCCACCGCCTTCCTCACCCTCGCCCCCACCGCCGCTTCGGCCCTTCCGCCTCAGTGCTACGAAGAATGCGACTTTGAATACAGCGAGTGCACTCAACCCTGCGCTCGCGGCGGCACCCTGACGACCTGTGGGGCCTATGGCGTCTGCGCTGGCGCCCGCGAAGAACCCTCGGACGCCTCGGCTTCCGTGAGCCAGGACGAGGCCCGGCAGTCCGTGGCGTCACAGGTCTGCGGCGAGGAACAGACCGCTGAGGTGTCCAGCTCCGCCGAGAGCTGAGCCACCTTCGCTCCACCGGGCCCGGGACTCGTTCCCAGGCCCGGCCTACAGGGAAGTACATATCTACTCCCAGTCACGGCCCGCAGACGCTGAGGCCGCAGTTCCCACTGACTGGAGAAGCGAATGCGTTGTACGTCGCCTCGGGCCGGCCGACGCACGCGAAGGGCGTTCCCTCAAGGCGGACCCGGGCGCGGGAAGCACCTATAGTCGCTGCGTGTAGCTCCCTGCCTCGGAGGAACACGTATGCCCGCCGCGCTCGAAGAGTCCGCCAACCCTGTCCTCATCGGCCGCTCGAGCTCACACTTCACGCGCATCACCCGGATCTTCGCCGCGGAGCTGCGCGTCGACTATTCCTTTCAGGTGGTGCGAGACCTCATGTCCTCCGACCCGGCGGACTACGGCGGCAATCCCGCGCTCAGGATCCCCGTCCTCCAGACGTCCCGAGGTGCCTGGTTCGGTGCGCTCAATGTCTGTCGCGAGCTGTGGCGCCGTTCGAGCCTCAAGCCTCGCGTGGTCTGGCCGGAGGACCTCGACCAGCCGGTGCTTGCCAATGCGCAGGAGCTCGTGCTTCAGGCCATGGCCACGGAAGTGGCATTGATCATGGCGAAGGTCGCTGGCGGCAGCGACAGCAATGCCCACCACACCAAGCAGCGAAAAGCGCTGGTCGACATGATGTCGTGGCTGGAGACGAACGCGACGTCCGCGCTCGCCGCACTCCCTCCACAGCGGGACCTGAGCTTCCTGGAGGTCACGCTCTTCTGCCTCGTGACGCATCTGGAGTTCCGGGACGTCCTGCCGACCGCTCCCTACTCCGAGCTGACCGCGTTCTGTCGGCGGTTCTCGACGCGAGCCTCCATCGCGGAGACCGCCTATCGCTTCGACACGTGAAGGTCGCCCCGGGCCGCTCCCTCACACCGCCTGGAGCTGATCCTCGGACACCTCGTCCAGGAACGAGGAGATGGCGGCGTTCACCGCCTCCGGCTGCTCCAGGTTGCTCATGTGCCCGCCGTGCGGCAGCCGCATCAGCCGCGAGCCGGAGATGCGCTCATGCAGCCGGTCCGCCATCTCCGGCAGCGTCACCGCGTCCTCCTCGCCCACCAGAATCAACGTCGGCGTGGGGATGCGGTGCAGTTCGCCCTCCACGCTCCGCCGGTTGATGACCCCGTCCATCGCCCGCCACACCGCGCGCGGGTTGCTGGCGAGCTGCCGGCGCAGCGCTTCCCGCTCCGCCTGCCTCGCCGGGTCGTTCATGAACGTGGGCCCGAAGTAGATGCGCATGATGCGGTCCACCACCGGTCCCAGCCCCAGCCAGTGCGTCACCGAGGAGAGCAGGCGGAAGCGCGGCAGGTTGCTCGGAAGCTCCGCCCCCGCCGACGTGTCCAGCAGCACCAGCGAGCTCAGCAGCTCAGGATGCCGCGCCGCGACGCGCAGCCCCACGAAGCCCCCCATCGACAGCCCCACGAAGTGGCACGGCGCCAGCCGCAGCGCCTGGATGAAGGCCACCGCGTCCTCGTACACCGTCCTCAGGTCTATCGGCTTGCCGTCCTCGGGCGCCTCGCTGCGGCCCTGCCCCCGGTGGTCGTAGCAGATGCACCGGTAGCGGCCCTTCAACGCATCCACCTGTCGCGAGAACAGGTGCGAGTCCCACAGGAGCCCGTGGCTGAACACCACCGGCTCACCGGGCCCTCCAGAGTCCTCGTAGTAGAGCTTCGCGCCACGAATGGACAGGAACGGCATGGATATCCAGGATAGGGCGGTGGTCCGGAGCCGGAACCCCCGGCTCCAGTGCGATTGTTTCCAGTCCCCCTCCGTGCGCCGGCCCCCGGTTTGACAGGACGGCGAGGCGGCTGCCAAACAGGGGACCATGGACCTCACCCCCACTGCCTGGCAGCTCTGGATGGTCGCGGCGCTGGTCTGCGGCGGGCTGGAGATGAAGCTGTCAGGCTTCGTGATGCTCTGGTTCGCCGTGGGGGCGCTGGCCTCCTCGCTCGCCGCCTCGCTCGGGCTGGGCATCAACTTCCAGCTCTTCCTCTTCACCGCCGTCTCCGCCGGCCTCTTCGCCGCCTCGCGCACCATCTTCAAAAACGTTTTCATGCGCACCGCCTCGCATTTGAAGACGGGCATCGAGGCGATGCTCGGCCAGGAGGCGGTGGTGGTGGAGTCGCTCGGCGAGCCCCATGGGGGCACCGTGCGCATCAACGGCGAGCTGTGGTCGGCCCGCTCCCTGTCGGGACTCGTGGCCGAGGGCGAGCGCGTCACCGTGGAGCAGGTGGAAGGTCTCAAGCTTTGGGTGCGCCGCCCATCGGCGTCATTGTCCGTTCCCTCCGGGGAACATCAGAAGAAGGAGAGGGCCTGATGGACTTCCTGACCGTTCTTTTCATCATCGCGGCGGTGGTCGTGGGCTTTGCCCTCGTCACCGGCATCCGCATCGTCCCGCAGGCCAAGGTCATGGTCGTGGAGCGGCTCGGCAAGTTCCACAACGTGGCCACCAGCGGGCTCAACATCCTCATCCCGTTCCTCGACAGCCCCCGGGCCATCGAGATGCGCGCGGGCAACCGCGTCATGCGCAGCAACCTGGTGGACCTGCGCGAGCAGGTCATGGGCTTCGAGACCGTCCAGGTCATCACCCATGACAACGTCAACATGGAGGTCGGCTCGGTCATCTACTACCAGATCGTCGACCCCGCGAAGGCGCTCTACCAGGTGGAGAACCTGGCGCTCGCGATTGAACAGCTCACCATGACCAACCTGCGCAACGTCATGGGCGGGCTGACGCTGGACCAGACGCTCACCAGCCGCGAGACGGTGAACACCAAGCTGCGCATCGTGCTGGACGAGGCCACCGAGAAGTGGGGCGTCAAGGTGACGCGCGTGGAGCTGCGCGAGATTGAGCCTCCCCAGGCCATCAAGGCCGCCATGGCCAAGCAGATGACCGCCGAGCGCGAGCGCCGCGCCGAGGTGACGAAGGCCGAGGGCGACAAGTCCGCCGCCATCCTCCAGGCCGAGGGCGAGAAGATCTCCCGCATCCTCCGCGCCGAGGCCGAGCGCGACGCCGAGGTGGCCCGCGCCGAAGGCCACAAGCGCGCCGTCATGCTGGAGGCCGAGGGCAAGGCCGAGGCCACCCGCCTCGTCTTCGAGGCCATCCACCAGGGCCGCGCCACCCCCGAGGTGCTCGCGCTGCGCTACATGGAGACCCTCCAGGAATTGGGCCGGGGCGACAACAAGATGTTCATCCCCTACGAGGCCACCGCCGCCCTGGGCGCCATCTCCGCCGTCAAGGAGCTCTTCGGCGAGGCCGGCGCCAGGCCGCGGGCTGGCCAGGCCGCCCCCGCCCGGCCCTCGGCGCCCTCCGCCGCCTCGCTGAGCGCCCAGGCCATTGCCCGGAGCAGCGCCATCCACGAGCCGGCCACCCTCGCCGGCACGCCCGCCGTCCCCCCTCGCCGCCCGCGTCCCACCACCGAGTCGCAGGACGACTGACGCACCGCTTCCGGGCCCGGCGCGGGAACTTCTTCCGCGCCGGGGTGTCCAGGGGGCCAGACACCGCAGTCATCCGGAGGCCTCATGCAGAACGCATTCATCGAAGGGGGTTGGGGCATGTACCCCACGTTGGTGGTCGGACTCGCCCTCATCGCCACCTGCCTCCAGTACGCACGCCGGCCCGAGTCGCGCTATGTGCCGCTGATGCTGTCACTCGGGCTGGTCACCCTGATGTCCGGTGCGCTCGGCTTCTTCTCCGGCATCATCTCCCTGCTGCGCTACTACACCGGCGCGGGCTCGGACATGGCGACCTCCGTGCTCTTCGTGGGCTTCTACGAGTCGCTCCACAACGTGGCATTCGCGCTGATGCTCGCCACGCTCGGCGCGCTGCTGACCTCCGTCGGCGCGTGGCGCCTGTCGCGCGGGGCCGTGGCACTGTCGTCCCGGACGACGGTGGGCTGAAGCCCTTGCGAGCCGCGGCGGAGGTGGGGCGGCGCCGCGGAATTCCCGCTGTCAGGAGGCTCGCGTGCGCGCCGTCCCACCAGGCCGGCGGGCGAGTCGGGGTTGCATTCCGGACCGCCCCTGGCCATAAATGGCGCTGTTCGTTCCACCCGAAGGGCCTGACACCCCCTTCCCACGCGAGGTCGATTCACCCTTGAAGCTGAGCCGCTGAAACCAGGTCCCTTGGACTTTCCGCGCTGAGCCGCCTTCCGGCGGGCTTGCGCTCTGGATTCAGGAGCTCGCTTCATATGTCTTCCGTTCGCGCACACCGCGTGTCGTTCGCTTTTTCCGACGCCGTCCCCGTCCTCTCCGAAGTCGACTTCCACCTGCCCTCCGGCTGGACGGGACTCGTCGGCGCCAATGGCGCTGGCAAGTCCACCCTCCTCCGCCTGCTGGCCGGCGAGCTGACGCCCACCGAGGGGAACCTCCAGCTCGAGCCGCCCTCGCCCACCGTCCGGCTCTGTCCTCAAGAGGTGGAGACGCTGACGCCCGACATCACCGCCTTCGCCGAGTCCTGGGACTCCCTCGCGCGACGGCTGCACGGGCAGTTGGGGCTGGACGTCACCGCGCTGGAGCGCTGGCCCACGCTGTCCCCGGGCGAGCGCAAGCGGTGGCAGGTGGGCGCGGCGCTGGCCGAAGAGCCCCACGTGCTGCTGCTGGATGAGCCCACCAACCACCTGGACTCCGAGGCCCGCGCGTGGCTCGTCGCCGCGCTGAAGCGCTTCCGGGGCATCGGCGTCGTCGTGTCGCATGACCGCTCGCTGCTGGAGTCCCTCACCACGTCCACCCTGCGCGTCCACGCCGGGAGCGCGCGGCTGTGGCCCGGCGCCTACTCCGCCGCCCAGGAGCACTGGCAGGCCGAGCGCGAGGCCGA comes from Pyxidicoccus trucidator and encodes:
- a CDS encoding SPFH domain-containing protein — encoded protein: MDFLTVLFIIAAVVVGFALVTGIRIVPQAKVMVVERLGKFHNVATSGLNILIPFLDSPRAIEMRAGNRVMRSNLVDLREQVMGFETVQVITHDNVNMEVGSVIYYQIVDPAKALYQVENLALAIEQLTMTNLRNVMGGLTLDQTLTSRETVNTKLRIVLDEATEKWGVKVTRVELREIEPPQAIKAAMAKQMTAERERRAEVTKAEGDKSAAILQAEGEKISRILRAEAERDAEVARAEGHKRAVMLEAEGKAEATRLVFEAIHQGRATPEVLALRYMETLQELGRGDNKMFIPYEATAALGAISAVKELFGEAGARPRAGQAAPARPSAPSAASLSAQAIARSSAIHEPATLAGTPAVPPRRPRPTTESQDD
- a CDS encoding NfeD family protein, which produces MDLTPTAWQLWMVAALVCGGLEMKLSGFVMLWFAVGALASSLAASLGLGINFQLFLFTAVSAGLFAASRTIFKNVFMRTASHLKTGIEAMLGQEAVVVESLGEPHGGTVRINGELWSARSLSGLVAEGERVTVEQVEGLKLWVRRPSASLSVPSGEHQKKERA
- a CDS encoding alpha/beta fold hydrolase, which translates into the protein MPFLSIRGAKLYYEDSGGPGEPVVFSHGLLWDSHLFSRQVDALKGRYRCICYDHRGQGRSEAPEDGKPIDLRTVYEDAVAFIQALRLAPCHFVGLSMGGFVGLRVAARHPELLSSLVLLDTSAGAELPSNLPRFRLLSSVTHWLGLGPVVDRIMRIYFGPTFMNDPARQAEREALRRQLASNPRAVWRAMDGVINRRSVEGELHRIPTPTLILVGEEDAVTLPEMADRLHERISGSRLMRLPHGGHMSNLEQPEAVNAAISSFLDEVSEDQLQAV
- a CDS encoding glutathione S-transferase N-terminal domain-containing protein → MPAALEESANPVLIGRSSSHFTRITRIFAAELRVDYSFQVVRDLMSSDPADYGGNPALRIPVLQTSRGAWFGALNVCRELWRRSSLKPRVVWPEDLDQPVLANAQELVLQAMATEVALIMAKVAGGSDSNAHHTKQRKALVDMMSWLETNATSALAALPPQRDLSFLEVTLFCLVTHLEFRDVLPTAPYSELTAFCRRFSTRASIAETAYRFDT
- a CDS encoding DUF2019 domain-containing protein codes for the protein MKGKSLKSASIPDLEATYEEVAWLHGQASQAGDHRTANAQYKQVTRVWMELRGRGEEGRSALVRLMGSSNPHVRGWAASHVLEFKPQAAEAELARLAQGPPSIVRLNAEMTLKEWKTGTLTFPAE
- a CDS encoding error-prone DNA polymerase, yielding MDYAELVCRSNFSFLRGASHPEELVATAARLGLRALALTDADGLYGVVKAHLAAKEHGLKLILGAELTLEDAPPVVVYAADAGGYANLCSLVSQSRMTHPKGEAGLPWRALADRSAGLIALLPEPAPVERVAALAEAFPERFHVGLCRTLSAGDAAREAQVDALAREMGVPVVVHNDVHTHHRRRQPLQDVLVAVRHGTTVDKVGTRLHPNAERTLKGPHEMGRLFADRPEALERTVELASRCHASLDDLHYRFPEEDLPEGRTANQHLRTLTYEGLAVRYPGGVPPEVVRQIEHELKLIAALDFAGYFLALWDIVGFARRRGILCQGRGSAANSAVCYALQITAIDPVRMGLLFERFLSMERKEPPDIDVDFEHERREEVLQYVYEKHGRQRAGMVCEVICYRGRLALRETGKALGLSLDQVDKLSKVAAANGFQVTPEVLLEAGLSAFDSRVQKTLSLAMEMEGFPRHLSIHVGGFVITREPLTELVPVENAAMPGRTVIQWEKDDINSIGLLKVDLLALGMLTALSKCFALIREHRGRELSLATIPAEDPKVYDMLCEADTVGVFQIESRAQMNMLPRLRPRTFYDLVVEIALIRPGPIVGNMVHPFLRRRHGIEKVEYPSEAVKEILGKTLGVPLFQEQAMKLAMVAAGFTAGEADGLRRVLSHKRAESMLLQYRGRFVEGCIARGYAPGQAEEWFDNFRGFAHYGFPESHSASFALIAYASSWLKCHYPAAFTAALLNSQPMGFYAPHTLVADAQRHGVEVREVDVQRSSWDCTLEEGGRALRLGLRMVKGLGESAGRRVESAKGEGFRDVGDLARRARIPRHELTRLALAGALAGLCGARRKALWEIQALGPLDSDDLFFGMSMDGTEVELPSMSLYERVVADYDTVGLSLEKHPLELLRPTLKKLGAVTAEGLKKVPSGRKVAVGGMLICRQRPPTAKGICFISLEDETGIANLIVPPDVYEQCRKQIHGALFLVGQGVLERSGKVTNLKTRSVVSLNG
- a CDS encoding DUF262 domain-containing protein translates to MTRAHLPPPIPEVQHLPTVLRRVQSGEIRVPAFQRGYVWSEKQILELLESVYKGYPIGSLLFWNTESGTLITETDQNFPSPGADNKQPTSFILDGQQRLTTLFNCFYPRDIKDKEKFNVSFDLRKQAFYQTRTRDSMEGGINLGVLFAPREFLNAQRELAKLPDGEALLDQAITLHAVFQEYMIPTVTIKGRNTKEVVEIFERINNTGTRLSAVDFMRAVTWSERFDLTKETSRLKLSLEDDGFNIPPETFVKVLAVSFGKAPTLDEMLELRGKSAVKLRGAMKLTENALRKSIEFLKSDFRIYSYDYVPYEAQLIVVAKLFLLSPKKQTAASKTIIRNWLWATNLTEGLQGKPDSYIANLVDSVEHLEDSRSPLHEIRIDLEPEDLVYRRFIVRRALSSALATLFSMREAKSLVTGDAIDPQEFMSEFNQSSYYPIVEMNELSVSEIESDTARLLPNMILGVPSDRKEFRKTSVLETILTAPKRFGKSANSILDSQLITDECLRHLKEGDWNAFLYSRAQYIIEQSIELLTT